The sequence TCAATTCCCAAGATCAATACCAGTGGCGGGCAGTTCAAGATGATGGAAAACATCAACGTGTTAGAACCCCTTCATTTTTAcgcttgaaaaaattcatctaatgTTCCGATATTAAAgttatttaagtttatttttgtcCTAAGTTTATCTGCCGCAAATTGCAAACATTGTTATAAGTCAATAGAATTATTGTCATAAGTATTATTGATTAACTTTTTACTTTATGATAATAATGATCTACAAACGATGCTTCATAGTCTTTAAATTATGATAACTTTCTATTTCTATTCACAGATTCCAAAAGGCTCTAAAGGAATATGGGGTGGATGACATTGATGTTTTCCAGACAGTAGACCTGTATGATAAAAAGGACATATCCCAAGTCACAACAACATTATTCTCCCTCGGTCGTCAGGTacagaatttgtaaaatttaactttctgaacattttcagCAGATTACTGCAAGACGTATGCAAGATTTATTAGAGTTGAATTTTGTCCCTAAAGTGATCCTTTTTCTAAACaaagcaacaaaaacaattttttaaatcgaatttttttgtcACTTCAGACCTACAGACACCCGGAATGGAAAGGACCTTATTTGGGACCAAAGCCTTCAGAGGAATGTAAACGAGACTTTACGGAGGAGCAGCTCAAGGCTGGCCAGACGGTCATTGGTCTGCAAGCTGGTTCCAACAAAGGTGCAACGCAAGCAGGTTCAAACATGGGTGCTGGTCGCAAAATCCTTCTCGGAaagtaaatcatttattttcccAATCCGCGCTTATCtcttaattaatttgtattttgtatgtATATAATATACTATCCTAATGTATAATTGCATATTCATTTGACCTTTTATAACTGAAGAATACatctctattatttaaaataccaattttttattttaatctggcCTAGTTCAATAACTTTATAAGGATTGTATACATATTGTTAAAAGTgagtaaatttctattttaagctTGACAATGCAGATATTGcagattttctttatttaatacatttctgGCCATTTATCCGCTCTAAAGTAGTCCTGGTCATAAATCTATAATCCAcgtaaatatttttggattcatCTCTAATTTCTCCTCTTAGAAAAGAGAATTCAACTGCAAGAAAACACTACCAGTCTGTTTTTACTTAGAcctatatttttaattctcttattctttttattattatatctctatcatttttgtgaaaactttataTAGTGAGATTAAGAGCTTAatctattttagaaaaatgtactttctAGCTTGTCTGAACCAACTTTGaggcaaaatgtttaaaaaaatcaattgttgtgTGGAAAAGTAATATGAAGGTAGAAGTAAAGCAGATGTGATGGGAACAAAAATAGAGTGAATTTTGGAATGATTCTATAAGCCCACGAGAAAAGTGGTTAGCGGTATTTCTCGAACGGCGAAACTATTTTGGGGTATTCTCCTCACCCCGCAGCAATCAATGTTGTGGAAACGGAACATGGTCGACTTGAGTTTCagcatttcgaaattttatttttcttctgacATAAGAGTGCTTACGAAATAAAATTAGGGGACAATTCCTAAGAGTGGATATTTGTTGAcagatgaatattttaattacctTTTTCACATAAGCAACTctaataataatatatctttttggttttcaatttggtaatattttcaaatacagttATTTTTATCGatagaaaaaattgttgacaaCATGATGGATTACATAGTCTATATTTACAATTCCCATTCACTTTCTCATACCTTTTGGtgcttttcttttctttatttgaatttctatttaatttatctttgatTATCTGTAATTTCGTGGTTTATTCCACTCTCTCAGGCCTGAGACTGCAAGGAAGTCATGAATACCCGGCTTACCAACTTATTTTGAGAACGCATTATAGCTACGCTGTTGTAAATTTGTTAagtttaacagttaaaaaaaattgaaaactgtaaaaAGGATTTGTAATTAACTGGAGATCATGGCGCACAGTTTGCATGAAAATCGCGTTTGTTTATCTCACTTTACTgtgttacttaatttatttttcaaattttgtatgtcaagaaaaatatttggttcaattaacaaaaattttattgaatcaacCCTAGAACATCGTTATTATATggtgaataaaatatttggttgaccaaaggaaattttttagttaGTGAAATTTGGTTTACTATACCATTTCATTTGGTTGATACTTAGCAAATATTTTGGTTGGTCGATGTAGAACTTTTGATTAATTGAAGCAAATATTTTTCTCTATCCAAGAAATTGTTCGCTGATCTAAGGAAACAGTTTACTTAATAACTAGAAAATTCCACGACAAGTCATTTGCAGTGTAAATTCATTAATTGTGCTGgatctttgtttttaaaaatgtttcttttcttttGTAATCAAAAACTAAATCACGCAATCGCAGGCACATACATTCAAGTAATCTTAAGTATTTTTCACTTAATCACATAATCCCAATCAATTTGCTTTCCAGGTCACTTATTTTGATAAGTTTTGCCGAGAATCaaatattaatgataaatattccactaaacacTAGACCAATATACCTGATACGTGAAattctttgtttgataattctCAAAAAGCctctatactttcccgtcacattttccaacaacacaaaaaaattattccaaaaactcaaaaaagtgatttttccccaagAATTtgacatgggaaacttcaagtcaaaaccggcaactgttaaaatcaaaattaaaaaaattaaggcatttattttttcgtatttggaGTGAAATGGAGGATCATTGCCCTCTGgcgtgaaaaaaaatttgccattcatttttggaccaccttaatgTAGGGCATTTGATAGCATCGAATGTCTCCATTTATCATCGGCGTTAATTGTCCTGCTTTAGTTAAACGTAGTAAAAGTACGGTCAAGCGAGAATCACGAACGGTCATCTATCTGAGTGCTAACCACGCCCGTCCGTACTTAACGTCTGAGATTTCCACGAGTCGAGAATCACCACCCAGCTACTGCTGTTAGAATTGTTAATATTAATACTTGTAATATAacgacaataaaaaatattaattaaccaTAGATTTTCTTTCGCGAGAAAACGACATGGGTTTTACCTATATAATCTTTTTGAAAGCGATACTGGAAATATACGAAACCAATATGGCCTTATATTCACGCTATCCAACTCTATACCCTGAGGAACTCTCATACCTAGCAGGAAACGTTTATCTTCCTTTGTATCTGGTTTTTGTTTCTTCCCAGCTAACACGGTAATCGGAAAATCACGTAATAATCAACGGGTTATTTGCCAAACTAACATACGCTTTTTCTCTGCAATTTGTACATGATCTTTATATGATTCTCTGGccacatttctatactaattacTGATTAAACAGTCAGCTGGATAGTGGATTAAGACGCCAGTAGAACGTAATTTAATTTAGTTACTTGCTCCTTTAGAATCAATTCATTGGCTGCGGTTGTGTTACCTAGGGCCCAAGTGAAAATATTCGCGTAGAAATCTacttaaaaatcaagtacaaGCACGCGAAATTTAAGTGATAATGTGAGACAAGCAGATAAACGTCGAAGCATCATGTTGAATGCCACGTGAAAATCCACGTAGAATTCCACATGGATTTTCACGTGGTACTTTATGAGTTAGTTTCCGTCTACTTAAAATGTCAAAACCACCACTAGACCTGTGAGATGATCAATGTTTTTAAAGTACGCATGTTATTTAACACTAAAAAATGACAACCATTTTTGGCCATCTCTTACGGTCCACGAGATATTTATAGTGAAACAATACAATTAGCGTCCTACGTGAATTTCTTACTGAACCGTTCTAAAATACTACCCGAATTTCAATGTGAATCTCCAAGTGTTATTTCATGCGAATATCTCACTTGGGTGTTCATTCTCATtcctcaatataaaaaaatgtttatctccctgtttcattaaaattgtataaaggaaaattttcgttaaaaattatttataagctaTCTCGCAACGATCGCTAGAATGCCACCTAAGTATCACGTTCACACATTTATGACATTTATTTATGGATACTCTTGCACACCCTTCGTGTAACTTTATTACTAGTAGTGTGTGCTGTTTGATATATACTAACCTCGTATTTTGCTAAGCAAAGgaattcttaagatttaaaaaaacgaagaaagTTATTGTATATACTGAGAAATTTATAGGTTCTATAAAAACAGATCTTACAGAAATGTCCATATCGACCTTCTTTCTTCCTCCGGAATTATTTGGGGTATGCAATTCAAAATCTTTTCCACAATTTCAGACCACTTTTACAACTTAAACTCTAATTTCCAACTCTCCTAAGTAATAATTAATAGTATTACCTGTTACGAGCAAGACTACCAGTAAGGAAAACTCCGTAATACCAGTCCTAACGAGTTAACGACATGAACGGAAAAGACCCTTCACAAAATGTATTATCTGAAAGAGAGGTTCCAGGTTAGGGGccctacttaaattacgtaacagctcaaggggGCGGAAGGTGTAAATTTGTTACAATTTCATTGTTAAACAGAGGGGGGGGGGAAGTTCCGGAGACGGCCGACaatgcgttacgtaatttatgtaaGGCGCTTAGGTATATCATTGTTTTTAAGGCCATgcgacgagtgggtcacgtgaccagtttCTTCCCTTACCgacccattttttattttctaacttattttcaaacgaagCGCCACATAGAgttcaaaatttgagataaaaaataagaaacactaaGAAAGGCGGGTCTGGTcctaagttttaataatttatgaataaaactttttttgtaaatcatttttttttttatttttttcatcattattaaagtttaggactaCACCCGCCTTTCGTCGtgctttatatttattattcaaaatcttgaaatcgATGTGACGCTTTacgtgaaaataagttagaaaataaaaaagggtcGGTAAGGGAGGAATCTGTTCACGTGacctactcatcacatggccttaaagataTGATTTAATTCCTAGATTGTATAGTTTcgtgtataaaaaccaaattgatttcgcTCAAACCTACTGGAAAAATTTCCTCACGATAAAAGATTAataacgtaatttaaaaaaaaaataaaaataagcggGTAcaccacccctacatattttttaagttgtgttgaaaatgtttaaattcacagaaaaaaatgaggagacaaattttgttgttgttctaGAGACAAAAATAAGGTTGACGTgattcacgaaaaaaatgtatctttttgattaatgGGTGTAGCTATCCCTAAACACCTTGTATTTTGTGtctgataatatatacttttcataTACAAAGACAattgggaaaataattttataaacaaggaAGCAAAATAGAGTCTatccaatatataaaaaaaaatacactggTGTAAACCACCCCTTAAATTGtgtatcaaatttcaaaataagtctaaaagcgagaaaaaaatccaaagaaaatgCGTTTTGCACACGTAAAAAAGGATGAAggtattcatatatttttaagtaaaaaagagcATTGAAGAGGATAGCTACCTGTAAATTGGGTCACATTATTAACCTTCATAATTATGAGTTGTgcacattatttttcaagtttgtttaattttaagggatgcgatctgttaaaaatgaatcaaattgtttttttttcgcagGATAAAGTTTATTACAGAATGTACAGTAATAGAATAACTGACAACGAATATTGAATCTTTCCTGTTGTTCCTGTTGgaataatcttaaaattttatcaaattatatattattatgtttacttaatatttttacagatagGACTCATtattcgttgtcagctattcAATTAATGTACATTCTGTGATCAATTTTATCCTGCGTAAAAACAAGGTTATTCATTTACATTACaacaatcgacacttgagactCCTAACTTTAAGGGGCTGTTTCACCCCCCTAAAGTGTTTTCCAGCAGATAacaaaaatacgtgtcgcttggTTTTTCGAGTACGACAACATATATCAAGAAGAATAAAATTGGCGAGGGACACCTGaagtaccttccttgttagatAGAAGGTTTCCGGAACTTCAAATTCTGATGAGCGTTCTGTTCGGCGCATTATAGAATACACAGAATAATAACACCATAGTTACCTTGAAGACAAAgcaataaaaatgtagttttattaCACTATAAGTTACAACTTTCAAATATAACCATTTGTATTTACAATGGAGTCAAACATCCAAACGATTTTAGCTGTTGACCGATAAACGAACTTAATGGTCTTTTTACATAAAAGCCGTTCGACGATCGACGCGGACGAGAGTTAACTAACCTAGAAATCTCCACACACATTCACATATACTTTACTTGAAAACTCAGCGCTCTCTAGTGGTTTAGTTTCGACGCATGAAAttacacttaaatttaaaattaaatcaactcCACACATTTCTGCCCCTCCTTGAAACGTTCAGGTCCAAATGGTGAAAACTTGAaggaacaaaatttaactttcaatcgtTTGACTGCGAATTAACAGGTAATAGCGCTAATTTAGTTATTAAACGTACATAAGTACCTGATGCAGTACGAACGGTTATTTCCTGCACAAGATCAGCTAAACTTCGTTTTATATTTATGATTCTACCTAGCGCCCATTTAGTAGTTGCTGCCACAATTGCCCCCTTAAAAAAcgattttgttttacattttctaACAGTAATTCAGGTACAGCAGTTAATTGTCCTCCAATTAAGAAATGTGCAGGTGTTAATACTTTAAGATCTTCGAGATCATCTGACAAAAGTTACAATAGTCGAGAATGTAAACATGATTCAATTTGACATAATAATGTGGCAAATTCTTCGAAAATGGGAGTCTGCGCTCCGAGAACACGACGCAAATGATGTTTTGCACTCCGAAATTCAGCCTCCTAAATCCCTCCAAAATGAGGCACAGCTGGAGGGATGAAATCCCATCGAATTTTATCGCTTATCAAATACGCTTTTACTTCAGGAGATTGCGTTACCTCTCGGAAAGTTTCCTTGTGTTCTCGATTAGCATCCTGAAAGTTCGTTCCACGATCACTATGAATTTAATGAGGTAAACGTCGAGGCCACACAACGTTTGAGAGCAGCAAGAAATGCATAAGTGGAATAGTCACTTACTAGCTCGAGATGTATAGCTCTTACTGCAAAACAAACAAATACGGCAATATATGCCGAATGCGAGTTGTAGCCTCGACCGCGATAAATAGTTATTATAACAGGGCCTGCGTAATCAATTCCTATATGTGTAAAGGGTCGTCCAGGTCGCGTAATACGACTTTTGGGCAATGCTTCCATCAACTGATTAGACACTTCAGCACGTAATCGTACACaagaaatacaattataaattactGATTTAACGGTTTTTCGACCtagaataatacaaaatttttgtcttATTAAACTCAGGGTTATTTGCGTACCTCCATGTAAGCATTTTTCATGAACATGACGAATAATCAATGTCACTACTGGATGTGCTTTCAAAATTATTGGAAACTTTCGATCAAATTCCAGATTCGCGTGAGCTAACTTTCCTCCGACCCGAAGAATTTTATTCCCATCAAAGAATGGATTTAATGGTAGCAACAGATTGCCCCTGTTGAGTTCAACTTTCTCGTTTATATCATAGATTTCTTTAAAGAACAGTTTAGCTTTGATGCAATTAATCCAAATGATCTCGCTTTCAGCGCAATACTTAACGAAAGTGGCATGTTCTTTGTTCTTGATTTTTACAGGAGAAAATCTAACTTTGATGtccaaagatttaataatatatgcCAAGAAACGCACTAGTTTCGACCAGAAAGAGACCAGAAGACCAGAAGAGACAGCAGGAGTCCAAATcaatttcgaagttttgaaattCCCGATGCTTAGGCCAAAACTCTTCCAGTTGGCTGAGCCAAGATGGGTCGTGCCACCATAACTTAGATTCGGCGAATTCAGGAGCTAAAAGTCCACGAGAAGCCAGATCGGCAGCATTATCTTTAGTTGAAACATGATTCCAGTTAGCAAACGGTGCTTCAGCTTGAATTGTGGCTACGCGATtcgcaaaaaatgtttttcaagccGAAGCATGTTTATTCAACCAAGCTAATACAATTAAAGGCCCGGACAGAATAACGAGTGCGCGAGCCAGGCGGACTAACCCCTGAAAGTATGCAATCGCCGCTCAGCGCGGAGCAAACTTTTCGAAGTAAAATAACATTAACAAATATCATTCTTGCAACAAACTTCTAGCGAGGAAGTTGTTCATAATGATTCAAAGTATACGTCTGCAAGGTAGCAAGAATTTCCAtactacattttcaaaaatattgagagTTATAGTACCGGCTTCGTTTGTGTTATCGTagtgttttgttttgtttacgtTTCATTAGTACGAATATACGAATACGAGCACAGAAACGATTAAAGTGGAAATGTctaaagaaaatatagaaaaaggacGTAGTCGTTCTCGAGATGAAAAAGCGTGGGGGACTAATATTGCCAAAAAAAGCTCGGAATGAGGTTAGTGTAACATCAAAACTCCGTGCTCAGCAGCGATTGCATACTTTCAGGGGCTAGTCTGTCCGGCTCGTGCGCTCAAGTCGTTATTCTATCCGGGCCTTCAATTGTAGAATTAGTTCAAAATTGcgattttaagtttgaaaattgtgATATAGCTTTAACAGCTGACATCAGCCTCGTAAGCAAAAGTGCACCACATAGTTCCAACCGGGGAATTTATTGCGTTTTTATTGGAGCTACCTTAGTTCGACTTGAAAGCAAAACTATTCTAATTTCACCAGAATCAATAACTAAACGTAACTAAGCTAGTGCGGCATATGCAACATTTAAAGCGACTGAAAACCCATGAATTGAACTGTCAATTACGTTATTTCCTTGTCCTGTTCATCGCGGAATAGACAATATATCCAGCTTGGACAAGTTACCTCCGTACGTGTTCCAGTAGCTCGCAAAATCTTCTGGTAAAGGTTCATCCCATGAAATCGATCTAACCCAAAGCTTCTGCATAAAAATTTTAGCAAGAATCACAACCGGTGACACCCAGCCGAGAGGATCATATAATCGAGCAAAGATAAAACCGAACGTTTCGTTTCAATTGATAAGTcaggtaattgaattttaaagcgatAAATATCCAAAAGAGGAAGCCAAGCAATACCGAGAACTTTCAAAGTGTCGCTTTCATCTAAAGGCTTTTCAACGGCAAGTCCATGTTCTTGCTTATCAATGTCCTCAAGTAACGAAAGCGAATTACTAGCCCATTTCCTTAACTTGAAATTACCCTTTACGAGTAGAGCTTCCACATCTTCccgaatattaattatttcatctTCCGAGTCAGGCCCAAATAGGCAATCATCAATGTTACTTTGTTGGTTGAGAACAGCTAAACCTTTAGGATGATGAGACCCTTCATCTTTAACCAACTGTCGAAGGACTCGCAATACAAGAAATAGTGCAGCCGCTGTACAGTAAGTCACGgtatttaaacgaaatttaacgatttttgatTCACATTCCGGAGTCCAAAGAATTCTTTGATAATCACGATCTCTTTCGtcaattaaaatttgtctatACATTTTAGCGATATCCGCTGCGCACACAAATTTAAAAGTTCGCCATTGCAAAACAACTTCGAACAAGTTAGTTTGCAATTTAGGCCCAACGTGCATATGATCGTTTAATGATGTAAAATTCGACGTCAGTCGAGAGGCATTAAAAACGCCGCTAACCGCTGTAGTGCTCGATGCTCTGATCACAGGATGATGTGTTAAATAAACAACTTGGGATGAATCGAGTGGTGGGCCTGAAACCCTTAACATGTGTCCCAGATTCTCATAATCTTTCAGAAATTTATCATATTGTTGAAAAAGGTCTAAATTTGCATTAAACCGCTTTAAAAGAGAAGATAAAGCTTTCTCTGCTGTCTTCCGAGACAAACCAATGTTAATCGGGGGGCTGGATTTGAAGGGATACCGAACTACATATTGACCTTCAAGAGTTCGCGAATAAGTAGACTGGAAAAGTAATTCGAATTCTTCTTCGGCTTTAGTCAATAGCGATGTTATGGGAACTGCATTGAGACTCCAAAAATTTTCCagagattcattaaaaatatttaaatcttcattcAGAATACAATGATGCATGATAGCATTGCTCGAAATTCTCTCCAGAGAGAATCCAGCCGAAAGCTGTATTCTGTGCTGCGGGATCATAAGAACGACCTTTCCTAAGCCCGTCACAAAGTACCGAACCGTAAAGCTCAGCGCCGACAATGATGTGTATTGGTTGTGACCCTGTAGGATCATCACCCGCCAAATTGAGATTCATCAAATGTGGCTTTGACAACACATCTTCAGAAAATGTGGACAAGTTATTTGTTAGATGTCCAAGTTGACCCTTTCATTGCTGATGCTGAAAAAAGTTATTGTAACTCCGCATTAACAAGAGCACGTGGATTTTCAAAACGACTTTTCAATTGATCCCATGCTGtctcaaaattattttaggttaatggtatattttttatcaatgaatTAGCTTCTCCTTTGTCtgagtattttaaataatgtaatttttgtacATTATCGAAAGCACGGCTTTGAGTAATAAGCGAAGTAAAATAGTTGCGGTATGTTGCCCAATCTGTTGTCTTACCTGAAATTTTCGGAAGAGGAATCGAAGGTAACGATGACAGTTGACGAGGTTGAGTTGTAGAAGGAACTTCATCATTACCCTGAGAAGAATTCATTGATGCAGCCTTGTTGTCATCTAACGATTGCAATTGAATCGTAACTGCTTCGTTGAACTCGAAGAACGTATCTTCGGCAGCTCCAAATTCCTTATCGACAAAATATCCACTTTCTTCGTAGAAGTTCTTTAAATTCAGTATTTAAGATCCAGGCATTAGGCATAATCACCACACTTGCGATACAAGATGCAAACGATTTCGCAACACTTTTAAATTTGGGTGTTCAGCATCCAACTGCATAAGTGATTCATAGTGGAGatttaatgattcaaaattttgccCCCGACGTACAATGAGACCTTGAAGCGAAAGAAACTGCGTTTGATCGTCAACCGAATTATTTCCATTTGACATCTTGattgaatattttgtaaactgacgatcaataaataattgttagaatgaaccacttttaaatcaaacaaaagactgaaaccaaaattatttcgaaaaaatttcaaaagctttagacGTGAATTATACCGGTTGCAACTTTTCAAACAATTGCATCAAAGTCTCAGAACAAAAAAAACATGGCTGTCCATTTCAGCGAATT comes from Belonocnema kinseyi isolate 2016_QV_RU_SX_M_011 chromosome 5, B_treatae_v1, whole genome shotgun sequence and encodes:
- the LOC117173284 gene encoding muscle-specific protein 20-like, whose protein sequence is MALERQVRAKLAGKRNLEQEKEAQEWIETILGKKFPVGETFEDVLRDGQVLCQLMNKISPGSIPKINTSGGQFKMMENINVFQKALKEYGVDDIDVFQTVDLYDKKDISQVTTTLFSLGRQTYRHPEWKGPYLGPKPSEECKRDFTEEQLKAGQTVIGLQAGSNKGATQAGSNMGAGRKILLGK